One Meles meles chromosome 13, mMelMel3.1 paternal haplotype, whole genome shotgun sequence DNA segment encodes these proteins:
- the LOC123955003 gene encoding steroid 17-alpha-hydroxylase/17,20 lyase: MWELLAFLLLALAYFLWPKTKRSGAKYPRSLPSLPLVGSLPFLPRAGHPHVNFFKLQKKYGPIYSFRMGTKTTVMVGHHQLAKEVLVKKGKEFSGRPHVVTLDILSNNQKGIAFADHGANWQLHRKLVLATFALFKDGDQRLEKIICQENSLLCDFLATQNGQSIDLSLPLFLAVTNIICLICFNSSYKNGDPALRIIKNYNDGILDSLGVDNMVDIFPGLKIFPNKTVEKMENCVRMRDELLKDILGKCKENFSSDSITNLLDMLIQARMNLDNNNATSDRDPKLLSDEHILTTVGDIFGAGVETTTSVVKWTVAFLLHNPQLQKKIQEEIDQNVGFGRTPTMSDRNQLLLLEATIREVLRIRPVAPMLIPHKAIVDSSIGEFAIDKGTSVIINLWALHHSEKEWHRPDQFLPERFLDPTKSQLISPSLSYLPFGAGPRSCLGETLARQELFLVMSWLLQRFDLEVPDGGQLPSLEGNPKMVFLIEPFKVKIKVRQAWKEAQAESSP; this comes from the exons ATGTGGGAACTCCTGGCTTTTTTGCTGTTGGCCCTTGCCTATTTCTTATGGCCCAAGACAAAGCGCTCCGGTGCCAAATATCCTAGGAGcctcccatccctgcccttgGTGGGCAGCCTGCCGTTCCTCCCCAGAGCTGGCCATCCGCACGTGAACTTCTTCAAGCTGCAGAAAAAATACGGCCCCATCTATTCCTTTCGTATGGGTACCAAGACTACGGTGATGGTGGGCCACCACCAGCTGGCCAAGGAGGTGCTTGTCAAGAAAGGCAAGGAATTCTCTGGGCGGCCCCACGTG GTGACTCTGGACATCCTGTCTAACAACCAAAAGGGCATCGCCTTCGCAGATCATGGTGCCAACTGGCAGCTGCACAGGAAGCTGGTACTGGCCACCTTTGCACTGTTCAAGGATGGCGACCAGAGGCTAGAGAAGATCA TTTGTCAGGAAAACAGTTTACTGTGTGATTTCCTGGCCACCCAGAATGGGCAGTCCATAGACTTGTCCTTGCCTCTCTTCCTGGCGGTGACCAACATAATCTGCTTGATCTGCTTCAACTCCTCCTACAAGAATGGAGATCCCGCTCTGAGGATCATAAAGAATTACAACGACGGCATCTTGGATTCTTTGGGAGTGGATAATATGGTAGACATCTTCCCCGGGTTGAAG ATTTTCCCCAACAAAACCGTGGAAAAAATGGAGAACTGTGTTAGAATGCGTGATGAGTTGCTGAAAGACATCCTTGGAAAATGTAAG GAGAACTTCAGCAGCGACTCCATCACCAACCTGCTGGACATGCTGATCCAAGCCAGGATGAACTTGGACAATAACAACGCTACCTCAGACCGGGACCCAAAACTGCTTTCCGATGAACACATTCTCACCACCGTAGGGGACATCTTTGGGGCCGGCGTAGAGACCACCACATCCGTGGTGAAGTGGACTGTGGCCTTCTTGCTACACAATCCTCAG TTGCAGAAGAAGATCCAGGAGGAAATTGACCAGAATGTAGGTTTCGGCCGCACACCAACTATGAGCGACCGGAACCAGCTCCTCTTGCTGGAGGCCACCATCCGAGAGGTGCTCCGCATCCGGCCTGTGGCCCCCATGCTCATCCCCCACAAGGCTATTGTTGATTCCAG CATTGGCGAGTTTGCCATTGACAAGGGCACAAGCGTCATCATCAATCTGTGGGCACTGCATCACAGTGAGAAGGAGTGGCACAGGCCAGACCAGTTCCTGCCTG AGCGTTTCTTGGACCCCACGAAGAGTCAGCTCATCTCTCCATCGCTAAGTTACTTGCCCTTCGGAGCAGGACCCCGCTCTTGCCTAGGCGAGACCCTGGCCCGCCAGGAGCTCTTCCTCGTCATGTCCTGGTTGCTGCAAAGGTTTGACCTGGAGGTCCCAGATGGCGGGCAGCTGCCTTCCCTGGAGGGCAACCCCAAGATGGTCTTTCTGATCGAGCCTTTCAAAGTGAAGATCAAGGTGCGCCAGGCCTGGAAGGAGGCCCAGGCTGAGAGTAGCCCCTAG